In the genome of Leptospira broomii serovar Hurstbridge str. 5399, the window TCATGGAACGGATCTTTTTATTCTAATGGATGCAGCTGATGAGATCGTCCGTCCTTTACAAGATCGCCCTGTAAGAGTAGACCGAGAAACATTAGCTCTTGGTTATGCAGGAGTTTATTCCAGCTTTTTACGTCATGCAGAGGAAGCTTCCCGAAAATTCGGTATCAAAACGGTCGATATCCTGGTTGAATTAGGAAAACGTAAGATGGTCGGAGGCCAAGAAGATATGATTGTGGATGTTGCTTTGGACTTGCAAAAGTAAAAATGTTCAAACGAGTTATTCCTTTGATTGACTTTTAAGCAATTATACTTATACAAAAGAGCAACAAATCGCAGCTTTAATTCTACGAGAGATTTTCCGATCTCGTTGATATCACCAATTAAAGTGAGAAACTTGATTGCAAATTGCATCGATACTTTGAATTTTTTGAAAAAATAGCAAAAGATCATATAAGCTAAAATAAATCGAAAGTGTCCCGAAAGTTTCGCATTACGAGTTCACTCAAGTCCTTCTTGAGTTTGGTCTCAGCCGCCTGAATTAATTTCACGTGGCTTTTATTTTCTTTTGCCCTCATGGTGGTTCTCCTTTTTTTGAAAATTGTTTGGTCACAATCTTAGGTAGGTTAGGAGAGCCTTTCTTTTTATCTGTAAATGCGTATAATATTTGGGACGTTATCGCTCATTGTAATTACAAAAAGAAACAAAGTTAAAAAGTACCTGAGATGGAAACCCTAAAATTTCTAGGGGCTGTAGGGTGAGTCAATGTATCATTATATCCCCCGTCGACAGGACCAGGGCCTTCGTTTTTTAAACGAGTCGCGTAATAGTACTGAACTTGCGGTGCGTGCGAATTGAAAATGTTGAAGATATCAAATGAGAGACTTATATTCTCCGATATTTTCTTGCCTATTCGTATATTCCAGAATGTAGATGGAGTAGATCGCACGGAATTATTCTGCACTAAAGGTCTCGGTCCGAAATAACGAACCCTCAACGCCCCGAAAAACCCATCTAAATCGGTGACACTGAGACCGGAAGAAAAAGCGGAATGAATCGCCTGAGGAACGTAATCTCCATCTTTGCCAAAAAATCCGCCATTCGTGTACCGTGCGTTAGAATAAGAAATGTCCTCATCAAAATTTAACCAAGAATTAAGTTTGTAGGACAAAGACAGTTCAATTCCTTTTCTAATACTGCGACCGCTAGGATCCGTATTTCCCGAATCTCCGTTAAACACCAATTCCGAATTTACGCCTAAAAACCAATACGCAACGTTAAATACGATTTGCTTTACCGGAGCCGCTCTCATTCCAACTTCACCGCCTTTTGTCCGAACTAGCGGCGTAACTGGACTTATTCTATTCAAAATACCTTTTGCATCGTTACTATGAAACCCGCATCCGTAGTTTAAGAAAAACTCAATATTCCCCCAAGGCCCGAATATCCAGGAGGCTTTCGGGCTTACTATATTTGAAGTCTTCTGGGTGGAAAGATACGAGACGTTATCATTTACAGTCAAATAATATGCATCGCTTCTTATCCCGATAATGCTTACGATTTTAGAAACCCAATGAATCCTATTTTCGTATGTCGGCGATAATGAAGTCTCTACAATTCTCTTATTGGATTCCGTATCCAATCTAGATCTTGATTCCGTATGATACAGACTATTATGAATAGAATCGCGCCTCAGTTGAAACCCGAATGTGTTTTCCATTTTAAAGGAAAATAAATTTGATTTAATTTTGTAATGATTTTTCATACCTGAAATCGTTCTTTGATCGACTTGCTCCGCTTGGTCTCCCCGATCAGGATCGACCATATAGAAAGTATAATCAGAATAAAGACCTAAATCATAATATACTCCGTATAAAACGATCTTAGCTTCCGAATAGGCATTCTTTTTATGACCTTCGAACGTGACGCAAGTCCTGTGAGTTGATCCTCCGTCAGTTCGGTCAACAGGATCATATAGATTTAGCCCGTCATCGTACGGATAAAGCAAGGATCTTCCTTTTTGAATTGCTCGTTGTGGAATTTGGTTAGTCGCGTGCCAGGCTCCTTTATACCCCATTGCGGTAATAGACATTCCTAGTTCTTCATCTCCTAAGCTGTATGAAAGAACTGAATTCAGTTTTTTATAACGATCCGGAATTGTCCAAGCACCATTATACGTAGAATACTCCGCGCCAAAAAGAATATTCCCCTTTCCTATCTTTTTGGATTCTGCAATGAATATTCGTTTATATCCTAAGCTTCCAACTTCTACGGAATACAAGTTTTTTTGGAGGCTCTTGGAATAGGAAATGTTCATGGCCCCGGCAGAAGAAAAATCTCCTTCTTCAGCGTAGTAAACTCCTTTTTTATAATGAACATCATGAATTAATTCAGGAATAATAAAGTTTAAATCAATGTATCCTTGGCCGTGAGCATGAGTCGGCATATTGATTGGGACTCCGTCAATACTTGCCGCCATATCGGTACCGTGATCCAAATCAAATCCTCTTAGATAATACTGATTTGCTTTTCCACCGCCGCTATGCTGGGTCACGAGGACACCGGGAATTGCTTCCGCGATTTCTCCTGTCGATTGCATGGGACGCCTTCTTAAAGCCGCCCCACTAATCCTCCCTTCACTTACGGAGCGTTCATCCTTTTTATCTCTAATTTCTATAGCATCGCCGATAGAATACTTACGTTTTTCTTGATTTGAAGTTGATTCTTCCCGCTTATTATCTTTTGCGTTTAGTTCGCTTGAAAGCGAAACTATCATAATAGAAGAAAGGTAAAGTTTGAAAAATATACGGCATGGATGTCTATCCAATGGTCAACCCTCGTTAGAAAGGAACCAAGATAACTTTGCATATAGATTAATGAAGAAAGACGAAGCTGAAGTTTCGTCATAATCAACTATGATCGTAGTAAAACGAAAGGTTGATTTCGTTTAATGCAAATCACAAAGGTCCCTAAGCAGTATGCTTTTGGGGACCCCTTGTAATCGCATTATGCGTATACAAGATACGAAACCACTTAAACCTCGAAGTGTCGATTTCGTTGGGAAGACCTGACTTACAAAAATTAATACCAGATTATTAAAAGGTATTTATTTTGATTACAGTTGCGGGACAGTGAGGGAATTTCACCCTGCTTCCACCCTAAAGCGTGAGGCCATCGTTTATTTAAAGCGACTCTGCTTCAACGAAAAAATGGATAACTGGCTTCTACAGGAAAACAATCACCTATCCTTGCAGGAATGTATCGTAATGAGGCAGATTCTCGGGAGATTTAAAGGCCTTTCAGTTGGAAATTAGTAGAGGAATTTAGATGGAGGTGGAGAAGTGGGTTGGATAAGGATTGAGTAATAATGTCGTATATAACTTTATTCTAAGTCATACTTGTTTTATTGCGAATTTACCTTTTAAGAGCACCTCTTTCAATGTGTAAACCCGCTTGTTAATCTCAAATTTTGCTAATCGTTTAGGGTTCATATCGCTATAATCGAAACGAATAATTTCAATCAAAGCGCTAAATACGTGCTCGTTTGGTTGATTGATTTTGTAGTTCCCCCACTTAAAACCGTACATCAAAGTTAGCTCTTTAGTTATAGGAGTAAGACTATGAATATTACCAGTAGTAACGAGGAGATTCAGGTAATCACATCTGTTCTGCGAAGACGCAGATAGTCAGTTCGGGAAAAAGAACAAATCATCCGAGAAACGTATGAGCCGGGAAATTCTGTTTCCTTAGTTGTCAGAAAGCACAATATAGCACCAAATCAGCTCTTCCAGTGGAGGCGGTTTATGGAAAACGGTGCAAATAAAGGGATCGAGAACGAAGAAAATCTGATTTCCGAATCGGAAGCAAAGAAGCTAGAGTAAAGGATTAGGACCTTAGAACGACTACTTGGACGCAAAACGGAAGAAGTAGAGATACTCAAGGAAGCGGTCATGTCGGTTCGTAAAAAAATGATCTCGCGAAAGTCATTGGAAGGAATCGAAGGTTTCCGATGACAAGAATGGCCGAGGGCCTCCGGGAGATTATTGCAAATTTATTCAGACCGGCCAAATCGAGTGAAATATCCAAGGGATGAGGCAGTTATCCTTTACGGACCACTAGTTAATCAACATTCTTCCTTTTCTTTTAAAGTCAGTAAATCCGAGCGAAAGATTTTCGTAAATATGGCTGTCTTATGATTGAAGCGCTTAAGCGATATGTCTTGTTTGGCAGCACAATTTTTCTGTAATTCTTGGAATATTTTGCAAAGTTGAACTTAGCGTAATTTTGAAATTACTTCGTATTGAAAAATCAGTACGTTAAATAAAGGCAAAATTCAATGGTATCAAATACTATTTATCAAGTGTTACGGGGGATTTCTAAACATGGAAGAGGATAGAAGAAGCGGGAAAAGAATCAAATCGTCAGAAGTAGGCGAAATGATGGTTTTAGCAGCCAGTGGAAACGGCACAATCAAGGGCAGAGTATTCGATTTTTCCGACTATGGTATTGGAATTATAGATTATGAAAGTACGGAAACATTGAAGATCCACGAAAAAATAGTGGGAATCATTTCAGCGCATTCCATAGATGATATTCATTTCGCAGGAAAAATTGTACGAATGGACACTGTTGAATCGCTTAGTCGAGTGAAAATAATTCTCGGAATTCAATTTTTCAATATAATTCCAATTATCGATAGAATGACGGTATTAGGACTAAGCGGTCAATTGTCGGATTAGATCCTAAATGCGAAAAATTAATTATAACAGATAGATTACATAAAGAATTGATTAAATTCGATTAAGTCGATTCAAGTTAATTTCAATCTGTTTTGTAAATCCAGTTTATCTGGTCCAATTCTAAAATATCCACCGGGAGACTAATACGAGATTCGTTAGAATTGACACTTCGAATTTGCAAAGTTTTTCAGAAGCTTCATAATTGGATTGACGATTATAACAAATTTGTCACTCACAGGGAAATTAAGATGGTGCAACAAAGGACTTTGTTAAATCTGAGTTAGCCTTGGTTGTATAATTCTTAGGGTAATTCGATGGGAAACTTGAGAATTTAAAGAATAACTGCCACAGATAATTAAAAAAGCGCCCCAAATATTTCTTTGAACAAATCAAAATATCCTAACTTATACTTCTTTTTGCATAGTGAGACGGATAGAAATTTCATTAGAGAATCGGTTTTATTGGTAATTTGCGATCATTCCTTAATCTGAGAAAAATTAATTTGAACCGGTGATCTTATTTGTGGAGGTCGTTTATTTCACTTAGTTTTTTAAGTCCTATTTAATATTTACGATTGAGAGGGTTATATAGGATGGAAGATTGTTTATTGAATAGGTTTTCAGATAAAGACCAATTCTCGGGGTTTTTCATCGTTGCGAACCGTAATGAAAAGACCTTCAGTGGCCCGGTATCTTCTATTTCTAGTCATCGTATTTCGGCTTTAATCGATAAAGATATTGCATTGAAATTGAGTTCGAACGAATTTATTTTCGGAATTTTAAAGGGACCGCACATTCAAGATACTATGTTTTCCGGATCTATTTTAAAGGCGAGAGAAGTGGATCTATCATGTTGCAAAGCTTTGTCTATCGAAATAAGCTTGCAATATCCTATTTATTCTGTCGGCGAGGAGTGGACCGCGTGATTTTCGTTCTCGTCGCCTGCCTTCAATTTTGAAAACTCGATTATTTTTACGAATAGACTTACGAGCTTTCTTTCTCGCCTTAATTCCTCTTAGAATAATTCAACGTAATTATAGTTCCGATCGATACTTTCTAAGAACGCGGAAATTTTCGAACAATTCTTCAATAGCGTCTATTAATAAGCTTCTTTGGTATTCGCAGCGAACGTTTAATGGAGTAGGAATATGAGAACCGGAAGGTTATTTCCTTTGTATTCGATCGAGGTCGCGTGTTAGTATGAAATGTTCAACGATTTGAAAGATTTCTACGTTTAAAGAATACCGGCCAGCGCATGATTGAAGGTAAGTCCGCTGTCATGTTAGCAACCGCTCGACTCATTTACATGGCCTCTACTAAGTGGGGAACTAAAAAATGCCTTAACATCGAGAAGTTAAAAGAGTTAAAAATTTCAAAGCTCACGACTCGAATACTTTATCTTGAATTCTAATTGCGCGAAAATTCAGGGACACTATCAATATTCTTAAATTAAAAGTGCAGATTGTTTCGCCACTTTTTTCACTAGCACCTCCGTGGATTCGGGAGAAAATCCTATCGCTAGAAGACAGAATCGAACAGATTCCAATCGAAGGGATTCGATTCTGTCCGAATACAGTTTCTGCTTCGGGAAGGAAAAAGGAAAAAAAGAAAATACGATCAAAAGATGACGGATGATCCAAGTCACGTCCCTCCAATTTTTCCAAGATCTATC includes:
- a CDS encoding TonB-dependent receptor, translating into MIVSLSSELNAKDNKREESTSNQEKRKYSIGDAIEIRDKKDERSVSEGRISGAALRRRPMQSTGEIAEAIPGVLVTQHSGGGKANQYYLRGFDLDHGTDMAASIDGVPINMPTHAHGQGYIDLNFIIPELIHDVHYKKGVYYAEEGDFSSAGAMNISYSKSLQKNLYSVEVGSLGYKRIFIAESKKIGKGNILFGAEYSTYNGAWTIPDRYKKLNSVLSYSLGDEELGMSITAMGYKGAWHATNQIPQRAIQKGRSLLYPYDDGLNLYDPVDRTDGGSTHRTCVTFEGHKKNAYSEAKIVLYGVYYDLGLYSDYTFYMVDPDRGDQAEQVDQRTISGMKNHYKIKSNLFSFKMENTFGFQLRRDSIHNSLYHTESRSRLDTESNKRIVETSLSPTYENRIHWVSKIVSIIGIRSDAYYLTVNDNVSYLSTQKTSNIVSPKASWIFGPWGNIEFFLNYGCGFHSNDAKGILNRISPVTPLVRTKGGEVGMRAAPVKQIVFNVAYWFLGVNSELVFNGDSGNTDPSGRSIRKGIELSLSYKLNSWLNFDEDISYSNARYTNGGFFGKDGDYVPQAIHSAFSSGLSVTDLDGFFGALRVRYFGPRPLVQNNSVRSTPSTFWNIRIGKKISENISLSFDIFNIFNSHAPQVQYYYATRLKNEGPGPVDGGYNDTLTHPTAPRNFRVSISGTF
- a CDS encoding PilZ domain-containing protein, which codes for MEEDRRSGKRIKSSEVGEMMVLAASGNGTIKGRVFDFSDYGIGIIDYESTETLKIHEKIVGIISAHSIDDIHFAGKIVRMDTVESLSRVKIILGIQFFNIIPIIDRMTVLGLSGQLSD